ACATACCAAAAACCAAAAAAATCAACTAACCAACTGAAATTAAAGTATATATTTCGAACAGTTTTATGACGCCAATCCCCAACACACCCAAAACCACAGGAATCACCCGCCCAAAAACCAACCCACACACACCCTGCCCCAGCCGAACCCTCCCCGACGCGAAAACAAACCCACCTCAAAGCGCTCCTTAACGGCCCATCAAACCCCAAACACCCCGAAGAAGCATCAGCAGGGTGAATGCCGCGATCCAGATCCAGCCTTCCTGCGAGATCACCTTCATCTGCCAGACATAATGCAGCACGCCCAAGCCGACGGCCGGATAGACCAGCCAGTGCAGGCGGCGCCAGTTTTTGCCCAGATGCCGGATCGAGGCCTTATTCGAGGTCAGCGCCAGCGGGATCATCAGCACAAAGGCGGCAATCCCGAAGAACAGATAGGGGCGGCGATAGAGGTCGGGCAGCAACTGCCCCCAGAGCAGCGCCATATCCAGCACGATCCATGCCAGAAGATGCAGCGCCACATAGAAGAAGCCCAGAAGCCCCACGGCACGGCGATAACGCAGCAAGTTCACCCCCGTGGTTCGGCGCAGGGGCGAGATCACCAGCCCGCCCATCAGGAACCACAGCGCGATCTTGCCCAGACGGTGCTCGATCCCCTTGACCGGATCGACACCGATCCCGCCGGAAAGCACCAGCCACACCACCCAAGCCAAGGGGATCAGTCCCGCTATATAGACGAGCCATGTCGGCAGATGACGTGTGGCGCGATTGATCGGAGACGCGATAGCCAGCTGCATCAGTAGAACTTCCGCAGATCCATGCCTTTATAGAGAGAGGCCACCTGCTCGCCGTAGCCGTTGAACATCAGCGTCTCTTTCCGCCCGCCAAACAGCCCCGCGCCAATCACCCTCTCGGTGGCCTGTGACCAGCGCGGATGGTCCACCTGCGGGTTCACATTGGCATAGAAGCCGTATTCCTTCGGCTGCAGCGCCTGCCATGTATTCAGCGGCTGGTCTTTCAGAAGCGAGATCTTCACGATGCTCTTGGCCGATTTGAACCCGTATTTCCACGGCACGACCAGCCGGATCGGTGCGCCGTTCTGCTTGGGGAGGTCCTCACCATAAAGGCCGGTGGCCATCAGGGTCAGCGGGTTCATCGCCTCGTCCAGCCGCAGCCCTTCCTGATAGGGCCAGTCGATGCCGGAATACCCGCTCTGGCCGGGCATCTCTTTCGGGCGCAGCACCGAGGTGAACCCCACATATCGGGCGCCGGATTGCACACCGACGCTTTCCAGCAGGTCCGACAACTGGAACCCCGACCACGGGATCACCATCGACCAGGCCTCGACACAGCGGAAACGGTAGATACGTTCGCTGACGGTGACCATCTTCAGCAGATCCTCCAGCGCATAGGTGCCGGGCCTCTCGACCAGCCCGTCAATCTCCACCGACCAAGGGGTCGTGGTCAGCGCCGCCGCATATTTCTTCGGGTCCGACTTGTCCCAGCCGAATTCGTAGAAATTGTTGTAAGAGGTGATCTCCTCGAAGCTATTGGGCGTGAGCGCCTCGGCACGGGCTCCGCGCGGCAGGGCCGTGACACACGCCGCCCCGAGGCCACCAGCCATGATCTGGCGGCGGTTGAGAAACATCTCCTTCGGGGTGACATCCCGATCCTTGTAGATATCCCAGTCTTGGCGCATCATCGACCCTCCGGCTATAGGCATCTGGCAAAGCATACGGGGAAGTATACGGGCCGGACGGGGCAGAAGTTTCAGGCTTTGCGCAAAAATCCCTCACGATTTGGTCACCCCGCAGCCTGTAGGATCTTTACTCGGGCGGCCAGCCGCCCTATCTCTGCCCGATCATGGCTAAGAAACCGAGTTCCGAGAATAACGGCCTGATCGCCGAGAACCGTCAGGCACGCTACCATTACGCCGTCGAGGATACGCTCGAGGCGGGCATCGTGCTGACCGGATCCGAGGTCAAGTCCCTGCGCAATGGCCGCGCCAATATCGCCGAGAGCTATGCATCCGTCGAAGAGGCGGAGCTGTGGCTGATCAACGGCAATATCGAGAAATACGCTCAGGCCAAGACCTTCGGCCATGAGGAACGCCGCAAGCGCAAGCTGCTGGTGTCCAAGCGTGAACTCTCGCGGCTGTGGAATGCGACCCAGCGCGAAGGCATGACCATCGTGCCGCTGAAGATGTATTTCAATGAAAAGGGTCTGGTGAAGCTCTTGATCGGCATCGCCAAGGGGAAGAAAGTGGCCGATAAACGCGCCACCGAAGCCAAGCGCGACTGGGATCGCCAGAAGCAGCGCCTGCTCAAGCAGAACCTCTGACCTGACGCGCGGATGCAAGCTGCGGCTGTGCGGGCAAGGCAGCCTTGCCCGATCCGCCCTTGCACCCCCGATCCTCTTCCGTTTAATCAGGAAGCTGAGTAAAAGGGAGGGAGGCGCGCGATGGATAATCCGAAGATACTGGTATCGACCGACTGGCTTGAGGACCATCTGAAAAATCCCGATCTGCGGGTGATCGATGCATCCTGGTTCATGCCGGGGTCCGATAAGGATGCGAAGGCGGCGTATGACGCCTGCCATATCCCCGGCGCACGCTTTTTCGATATCGACGAGATTTCCGACCAGCGTTCCGATCTGCCGCATATGGCACCGCCCGCCGAAAAGTTCATCTCGCGGATGCGGGCAATGGGCGTGGGCGACGGCCATCAGGTGGTGATCTACGATCAATGCGGCATCTTCTCGGCACCGCGCGTGTGGTGGCTGTTCAAGCTGTTCGGCAAAGCCGATGTTGCGGTGCTGGATGGGGGCCTGCCGAAATGGCTGGCCGAGAACCGCCCCACCGAAGACATGCCGCCCGTGCTGCGCGAACGGCATATGACGGTGCAGCGTCAGGCGCAGCTAGTGAAGGATGTGACGCAGGTCGCGCATAGCTCGAAACTGGGCGATGCGGTGATCATCGATGCGCGTGCCGCCGAACGCTTTGCGGGCAGCCAGCCCGAGCCGCGCCCCGGTCTGCGGGCAGGCCATATCCCCAATGCGCGCAATGTGCCCTTCGGCACGGTTCTCAACGCGAACGGCACGATGAAATCCCCCGAGGATCTGCGCGCGATTTTCGAAACAGCAGGCGTCGATCTGGCGAAACCCGCCATCACGTCCTGCGGATCGGGTGTGACGGCGGCCGTGCTGGCGCTGGCGCTCGAATCGATGGGCAAATCGGATTGGTCGCTTTATGACGGCAGCTGGTCCGAATGGGGCATGTATAACGACCTCAGGGTCGCAACCGGAGAAGCATGATGTTCAGCAATCTCAAACCCACGCCGGCGGACAAGATCCTTGCCTTGTCCGGCCTCTATCGCGCCGATCCGCGCGACGAAAAGATCGACCTTGGTGTCGGCGTCTACAAGACTGCTGAAGGCAAGACCCCGATCATGTCGGCAATCTCGAAAGCCGAGAAGATCCTGCACGAGACCGAAACCACCAAAACCTATGCCAGCCTGATCGGCCAGCCGGATTTCCACGGCGCAATGGCCGCGATGGTGCTGGGCGAAGGCTATCCGGCGGACCGTCTGGCCTTCCTGTCGACCGTCGGCGGCACCGGTGCCTGCCGTCAGGCCTTCGAACTGGCGCGTCTGGCCAACCCCGAGATGAAAGTCTGGGTGTCGGACCCGACCTGGCCGAACCATATCGCCATCCTGAATTTCATGGGTGTCGAGGTCAAACCCTACCGGTATTTCGACAATGACGCCCGCGCGGTGGCCTTTGACGCGATGATCGAAGACCTCAAGCAGGCCAAGAAGGGGGATGTCGTCCTGCTGCATGGCTGCTGCCATAACCCGACCGGCGCGAACCTGACGCTGGAGCAATGGGCCGTGGTTGCCGAGACCCTGCTGGCAAACGGCGCGACCCCGATGATCGATCTGGCCTATCAGGGCTTTGGCGACGGTCTGGAAGCCGATGCCGCAGGCACCCGCCTGATGGCCGAGAAGATGCCGGAACTGATGATCGCGGCCTCCTGCTCGAAGAACTTCGGCATCTACCGCGAGCGCACCGGCTGTCTGATGGTGCTGGGCGATGCGGCCAATACCGCAATCACGCAGGACAATCTGGGCAAGCTGAACCGTCTGGCCTATTCCTTCCCGCCCTTCCACGGGCAGGCGCTGGTGGCGAAGGTCCTGACCGACCCGACCCTGCGTCAGGAGTGGGAAGACGAGCTGGAATCCGTGCGCAACGGCATGCTGGGCCTGCGCGAGCAACTGGCCGCCGAGCTGCGCCAGTTGACCAATTCGGACCGGTTCGACTTCCTCGCCCGTCACCGCGGCATGTTCTCGCGTCTGGGGGCGACCGAGGCACAGGTGATGAAAATGCGCGAAGATAACGCGATCTATATGGTCGGTGACTCGCGTCTGAACATCGCCGGCCTGAATGAAAACTCGGTGCCGCTCTTGGCCAAGGCGATTGTCGCAGCCGGCGTCTGACCCGCAGATTGCATCTTTAAGACCTAAGTAGGCAGCCCCCAGGGCTGCCTTTTTTCATATATTGTAAGACGAATGCGGTAGAGTTACTTTGAGCAAACTTATAAAATAATAACCGTTTCATCCTAAGATGATGTCAGACAACAGAGGTTCCCTATGCCCAAAGCCCGCCTAGCCTATCTTCTGCACGACGCCTCGCGCGCCGTGCGCAGCCGCTTTGAAACCCATACGGCCGATATCGGACTGACATCTTCGCAATGGCGCCTTATGTCGATTCTCATGCGTGAAGGACCGCTGCCGCAGGCGCGGATTGCCGAGTTGATGGAAATCGAGCCGATCTCGGTATCGCGTCTTGTCGACCGGATGGAACAGGGCGGCTGGGTCGAGCGGGCCCCCTCCCCCAATGACCGTCGCGTGCGGCTGGTTGCGCCGACAGAAAAGGCCCAGAACACGTTCACCGAAGCCCGTAGCGCCGCTGACCGCGTTTATGCCGAATCCATGACCGGTATGCCCGAGGGCACCTATGAAGAACTGACCGACATTCTGGAAAAGCTGATCCACAA
The sequence above is drawn from the Thioclava sp. GXIMD4216 genome and encodes:
- the msrP gene encoding protein-methionine-sulfoxide reductase catalytic subunit MsrP, with the translated sequence MMRQDWDIYKDRDVTPKEMFLNRRQIMAGGLGAACVTALPRGARAEALTPNSFEEITSYNNFYEFGWDKSDPKKYAAALTTTPWSVEIDGLVERPGTYALEDLLKMVTVSERIYRFRCVEAWSMVIPWSGFQLSDLLESVGVQSGARYVGFTSVLRPKEMPGQSGYSGIDWPYQEGLRLDEAMNPLTLMATGLYGEDLPKQNGAPIRLVVPWKYGFKSAKSIVKISLLKDQPLNTWQALQPKEYGFYANVNPQVDHPRWSQATERVIGAGLFGGRKETLMFNGYGEQVASLYKGMDLRKFY
- the msrQ gene encoding protein-methionine-sulfoxide reductase heme-binding subunit MsrQ, which codes for MQLAIASPINRATRHLPTWLVYIAGLIPLAWVVWLVLSGGIGVDPVKGIEHRLGKIALWFLMGGLVISPLRRTTGVNLLRYRRAVGLLGFFYVALHLLAWIVLDMALLWGQLLPDLYRRPYLFFGIAAFVLMIPLALTSNKASIRHLGKNWRRLHWLVYPAVGLGVLHYVWQMKVISQEGWIWIAAFTLLMLLRGVWGLMGR
- the smpB gene encoding SsrA-binding protein SmpB; translation: MAKKPSSENNGLIAENRQARYHYAVEDTLEAGIVLTGSEVKSLRNGRANIAESYASVEEAELWLINGNIEKYAQAKTFGHEERRKRKLLVSKRELSRLWNATQREGMTIVPLKMYFNEKGLVKLLIGIAKGKKVADKRATEAKRDWDRQKQRLLKQNL
- the sseA gene encoding 3-mercaptopyruvate sulfurtransferase, with the protein product MDNPKILVSTDWLEDHLKNPDLRVIDASWFMPGSDKDAKAAYDACHIPGARFFDIDEISDQRSDLPHMAPPAEKFISRMRAMGVGDGHQVVIYDQCGIFSAPRVWWLFKLFGKADVAVLDGGLPKWLAENRPTEDMPPVLRERHMTVQRQAQLVKDVTQVAHSSKLGDAVIIDARAAERFAGSQPEPRPGLRAGHIPNARNVPFGTVLNANGTMKSPEDLRAIFETAGVDLAKPAITSCGSGVTAAVLALALESMGKSDWSLYDGSWSEWGMYNDLRVATGEA
- a CDS encoding MarR family transcriptional regulator, with translation MPKARLAYLLHDASRAVRSRFETHTADIGLTSSQWRLMSILMREGPLPQARIAELMEIEPISVSRLVDRMEQGGWVERAPSPNDRRVRLVAPTEKAQNTFTEARSAADRVYAESMTGMPEGTYEELTDILEKLIHNLNTLNNQHR
- a CDS encoding amino acid aminotransferase, which codes for MFSNLKPTPADKILALSGLYRADPRDEKIDLGVGVYKTAEGKTPIMSAISKAEKILHETETTKTYASLIGQPDFHGAMAAMVLGEGYPADRLAFLSTVGGTGACRQAFELARLANPEMKVWVSDPTWPNHIAILNFMGVEVKPYRYFDNDARAVAFDAMIEDLKQAKKGDVVLLHGCCHNPTGANLTLEQWAVVAETLLANGATPMIDLAYQGFGDGLEADAAGTRLMAEKMPELMIAASCSKNFGIYRERTGCLMVLGDAANTAITQDNLGKLNRLAYSFPPFHGQALVAKVLTDPTLRQEWEDELESVRNGMLGLREQLAAELRQLTNSDRFDFLARHRGMFSRLGATEAQVMKMREDNAIYMVGDSRLNIAGLNENSVPLLAKAIVAAGV